A DNA window from Halomonas zincidurans B6 contains the following coding sequences:
- a CDS encoding cell division protein ZapA — protein sequence MSDDARSTTEITLLGRSYVIACPPDEEAELKRTARYLDRAMHGIHSRGKVLDAEKIAIMAALNITHELLQVQDEKRAGEDSLAELNQRLERALGEIPKR from the coding sequence ATGAGCGACGACGCACGGTCGACCACCGAGATCACCCTGCTGGGACGCTCTTACGTGATTGCCTGCCCGCCCGACGAAGAAGCCGAGCTCAAGCGCACCGCCCGTTACCTGGACCGCGCGATGCATGGCATCCACTCCCGCGGCAAGGTGCTCGATGCCGAGAAGATCGCCATCATGGCCGCGCTCAACATCACCCATGAACTGCTTCAGGTGCAGGACGAGAAACGCGCCGGCGAGGACAGCCTGGCCGAGCTCAACCAGCGCCTGGAGCGCGCGCTCGGCGAGATTCCCAAGCGCTGA
- a CDS encoding 5-formyltetrahydrofolate cyclo-ligase: protein MSDPQFLNDQRKALRRTLRQRRRALTKAQQRQAGEALCRRLRGLPEVQRARRVALYLPNDGEIDATPLLAWLRRRGARAYLPVLRPLAKNRLWFVHYHAATPMTRNRFGIREPDTRHGAHRARQLPPWALDLALLPLVGFDDLGNRLGMGGGFYDRSFAFTRRRGPRPRLIGVAHDCQHVERLPFAGWDVPLDAIVSDRRMVRPRHR, encoded by the coding sequence GTGTCTGACCCGCAGTTTCTCAACGATCAGCGCAAGGCCCTGCGGCGGACCCTGCGCCAGCGCCGGCGCGCGCTGACCAAAGCCCAGCAGCGTCAGGCCGGCGAGGCGCTGTGCCGCCGGTTGCGAGGCCTGCCGGAAGTCCAGCGTGCCCGACGGGTCGCTCTCTACCTGCCCAACGACGGCGAAATCGACGCCACCCCGCTGCTGGCCTGGCTGCGCCGCCGCGGTGCGCGTGCCTACCTGCCGGTACTGCGCCCGCTGGCCAAGAACCGGCTATGGTTCGTGCACTATCATGCCGCCACGCCGATGACCCGCAACCGCTTCGGCATTCGCGAGCCGGATACCCGCCATGGCGCCCATCGCGCCCGTCAGTTGCCGCCCTGGGCACTCGACCTGGCGCTTCTACCCTTGGTCGGCTTCGACGATCTGGGCAACCGGCTGGGCATGGGCGGCGGCTTCTACGATCGCAGCTTCGCCTTCACCCGCCGGCGCGGGCCGCGCCCTCGCCTGATCGGCGTCGCCCACGACTGCCAGCATGTCGAGCGGCTGCCGTTCGCCGGCTGGGACGTACCGCTCGACGCCATCGTCAGTGACCGCCGGATGGTCCGCCCACGCCATCGCTAA
- the ilvA gene encoding threonine ammonia-lyase, biosynthetic: MRRATQDSRMLEDTVKKILKARVYEAARETPLSPAHFLSRRLDNQILIKREDLQPVYSFKVRGAYNKMAQLSEAQKAKGVIAASAGNHAQGLALAAKQLGVKAVIVMPRITPEIKVQAVRARGAKVVLRGDAFGEALAHARELIEAHGYTYIPPFDDIDVIAGQGTVGMEILRQQPGRLDAIFVPVGGGGLIAGIAAYVKYLRPEIKVFGVESEDSACLKAALEAGERVVLEQVGVFAEGVAVAQIGEVPFAVMRDLVDGVITVTTDEMCAAVKDTFEDTRAVAETSGALALAGLKKYVQQTGVTGQTLVCINSGANTNFDRLQHIAERTELGEQREAILAVTIPERPGSFKKFCRTIGKRMVTEFNYRYADADSAHIFVGVQVKPGGEDRRAVADKLREAGYPVEDLTDNELAKLHIRHLGGGRPKEHFEEEVYRFEFPERPGALMNFLTHLPADWNISLFHYRNHGAAYGRVLVGMQVPNGDRYHVEEYFEKIGYRYWKETENVAYRLFME; the protein is encoded by the coding sequence ATGCGACGTGCGACTCAGGACTCCAGGATGCTCGAAGACACCGTCAAGAAGATACTCAAGGCCCGCGTATACGAAGCGGCCCGCGAAACCCCGCTCTCGCCCGCGCACTTCCTGTCCCGCCGTCTCGACAACCAGATCCTGATCAAGCGCGAGGACCTGCAGCCGGTCTACTCGTTCAAGGTGCGCGGCGCCTACAACAAGATGGCGCAGCTCAGCGAGGCGCAGAAGGCCAAGGGCGTGATCGCCGCCTCGGCCGGCAACCACGCCCAGGGGCTGGCGCTGGCGGCCAAGCAGCTCGGTGTCAAGGCGGTGATCGTGATGCCGCGCATCACCCCCGAGATCAAGGTCCAGGCGGTGCGCGCCCGGGGCGCCAAGGTGGTGTTGCGCGGCGACGCCTTCGGCGAGGCGCTGGCCCATGCCCGCGAGTTGATCGAGGCGCACGGCTACACCTATATCCCGCCGTTCGACGATATCGACGTGATCGCCGGCCAGGGCACCGTGGGCATGGAGATCCTGCGTCAGCAGCCCGGCCGGCTCGACGCGATCTTCGTGCCGGTGGGTGGCGGCGGACTGATCGCCGGAATCGCCGCCTACGTCAAGTACCTGCGTCCCGAGATCAAGGTGTTCGGCGTCGAGAGCGAGGACAGCGCCTGTCTCAAGGCGGCGCTGGAGGCCGGCGAGCGGGTCGTCCTGGAGCAGGTCGGGGTGTTCGCCGAGGGCGTCGCGGTGGCGCAGATCGGCGAGGTGCCGTTCGCGGTGATGCGTGATCTGGTCGACGGGGTGATCACCGTCACCACCGACGAGATGTGCGCCGCGGTCAAGGACACCTTCGAGGACACCCGCGCGGTGGCCGAGACCTCCGGCGCGCTGGCGCTGGCCGGGCTCAAGAAATACGTTCAGCAGACCGGCGTCACGGGCCAGACGCTGGTCTGCATCAACTCCGGCGCCAACACCAATTTCGATCGTCTCCAGCACATCGCCGAGCGCACCGAACTCGGCGAGCAGCGCGAGGCGATCCTGGCGGTGACCATCCCCGAGCGGCCGGGCAGCTTCAAGAAATTCTGCCGGACCATTGGCAAGCGCATGGTCACCGAATTCAACTACCGCTACGCCGATGCCGACAGCGCGCACATCTTTGTCGGCGTGCAGGTCAAGCCGGGCGGCGAGGACCGCCGGGCGGTGGCCGACAAGCTGCGCGAGGCCGGCTATCCGGTCGAGGATTTGACCGACAACGAACTGGCCAAGCTGCATATCCGCCATCTCGGCGGCGGGCGGCCCAAGGAGCACTTCGAGGAAGAGGTCTACCGCTTCGAGTTTCCCGAGCGCCCCGGCGCGCTGATGAACTTTCTCACCCATCTTCCCGCCGACTGGAATATCTCGCTATTCCACTATCGCAATCATGGCGCTGCCTACGGTCGGGTACTGGTCGGCATGCAGGTTCCCAACGGCGATCGTTACCATGTCGAAGAGTATTTCGAGAAGATTGGTTACCGTTACTGGAAGGAAACCGAGAACGTCGCTTATCGGCTGTTCATGGAATAA
- the rpiA gene encoding ribose-5-phosphate isomerase RpiA: MTQDALKRAVAAAAIDEIKPLLHADCVIGVGTGSTANHFIDLLAAHRHDFKGAVASSEATAKRLRDHGIEVFELNHVGSLPVYVDGADEINPRLEMIKGGGAALTREKIIAACAERFVCIADASKRVAVLGGFPLPIEVIPMARSYVARELVARGLTPVYRDGVITDNGNQVLDCYDYLIEAPAELESELNDIAGVVTNGLFARRGADVLLLAGEEGVTRFTR; this comes from the coding sequence ATGACCCAGGACGCCTTAAAGCGCGCGGTGGCCGCCGCCGCCATCGACGAAATCAAGCCGCTGCTTCACGCCGACTGCGTGATCGGGGTCGGCACCGGCTCCACCGCCAATCATTTCATCGATCTGCTGGCGGCACATCGTCACGACTTCAAGGGCGCAGTGGCCAGCTCCGAAGCCACCGCCAAGCGGCTGCGCGATCACGGCATCGAGGTCTTCGAGCTCAACCATGTGGGCAGCCTTCCGGTCTACGTCGACGGCGCCGACGAGATCAATCCGCGCCTGGAGATGATCAAGGGCGGCGGCGCGGCGCTGACCCGCGAGAAGATCATCGCCGCCTGCGCCGAGCGCTTCGTGTGCATTGCCGACGCCTCCAAGCGCGTCGCAGTGCTCGGCGGCTTTCCGCTGCCCATCGAGGTGATCCCCATGGCGCGCTCCTACGTGGCCCGCGAGCTGGTCGCGCGCGGTCTCACCCCGGTCTACCGCGACGGCGTGATCACCGACAACGGCAATCAGGTTCTCGACTGCTACGACTATCTCATCGAGGCCCCGGCCGAACTCGAGTCCGAACTCAACGACATCGCCGGCGTGGTCACCAACGGCCTGTTCGCGCGCCGCGGCGCCGACGTGCTGCTACTGGCCGGCGAGGAGGGCGTGACGCGTTTCACGCGTTGA